A genomic segment from Cryptococcus gattii WM276 chromosome J, complete sequence encodes:
- a CDS encoding glutamate dehydrogenase, putative (Similar to TIGR gene model, INSD accession AAW43072.1~NAD-specific glutamate dehydrogenase (NAD-GDH)): MSTPIQGATQPPLSAQLNKVLVESGARISRPSSELSCNRIRKDTIGYKSSPFPLKADQQAAVTRILSESGFMPQELVPGEVDWFYNHLGIENSYFLWETPEAIADNVLSLYSAKLLAYTKHDPEQLVIDLEKIIPEGVDKSREGAVWIHSSKAGVSSTEGPGANVEKKIDSLYLDVSSPEKAYRLETYRSAGAISSTVSQQLRCYFISRCTFPTSGPVKNADGTTDIRSVSDAAFLEKASENTLEVYQRVMNEAERRHGPVIEMFEVEDSRERRLVIGYKNGGTRKFFSALSDLYHFYGLYSARKYVEQFSNGITIISMYLNPVPNTRAPPIEHSIHQVVREASLLYVLPDNPFFSVTENEDTNHAVQEATYAYVGWIFAQHFCNRLGQAYIALKDALDESNPDHAEVLNKIKTRFREETFTRESIREVIQSHPGLVRMLYINFAMTHYPVADEASQLTPTLSFQRLKTEQPLSDEDLHALIRKTAANQHAVQILEALLIFNRQVIKCNFYQPTKVALSFRLNPSFLPEVEYPKAPFGMFFIVGAEFRGFHVRFRDVARGGIRIIRSRGKENYDSNVKTLFDENYALAATQNLKNKDIPEGGAKGTILPVLGANIQHCFEKYVDSIIDLLIPGKTPGIKGKIVDVSNRPDPEILFFGPDENTADLMDWAAEHARARNASWWKSFTTGKSAEKLGGIPHDTYGMTSTSVRQYIVGVLKAHGLNEKDVTKFQTGGPDGDLGSNEILMSKDKTVAIIDGSGVLYDPAGLDRSELVRLARARSPISAFDSAKLGEGGYKVLVDDKDYRLPTGEVIPDGTSFRNTFHFRVKADLFVPCGGRPEAVNISNVNQLVDSEGKPHFKYVVEGANLFFTQQARLWLEKKGVVLFKDSSTNKGGVTSSSLEVLAGLGLSDEEYIDLMIFKDGKPSTFYQSYVKDIQQKICENAAQEYTCITKEWLRNKGTKARTTISDQLSSTLNQLQAELEQSDLYENVGSRKNVLNKAFPKTLVDKVGLETLMQRLPEQYQRATWSAWVSSHYIYECGMTASNVDFFHFFSKLSA; encoded by the exons ATGTCAACACCAATACAAGGGGCC ACCCAGCCGCCACTATCCGCACAGCTCAACAAGGTCCTTGTCGAGTCTGGCGCTCGCATTTCCCGTCCCAGCTCTGAGCTGTCTTGCAACCGAATCCGAAAGGACACCAT CGGCTACAAGTCATCACCGTTCCCCCTCAAGGCAGATCAGCAGGCCGCCGTTACCCGCATCCTCTCGGAGAGCGGTTTCATGCCCCAGGAGCTCGTCCCAGGAGAAGTTGATTGGTTTTACAACCATCTTG GCATTGAAAACTCGTACTTCCTTTGGGAAACGCCCGAAGCCATCGCAGACAATGTCCTCTCCCTCTATTCTGCCAAACTCCTTGCTTACACCAAGCACGACCCCGAGCAGCTTGTGATCGACCTCGAAAAGATCATCCCTGAGGGCGTCGATAAGAGCCGAGAAGGTGCCGTTTGGATCCACTCTAGCAAAGCTGGTGTTTCCAGTACGGAAGGCCCCGGCGCCAACGTCGAGAAGAA GATCGACTCTCTCTATCTGGATGTCTCTTCTCCCGAAAAAGCCTACCGACTTGAGACTTACCGATCTGCCGGTGCCATCTCCTCTACCGTCTCTCAACAACTCCGATGCTACTTTATCTCTCGATGCACCTTTCCCACTTCTGGACCCGTGAAAAACGCTGATGGTACCACGGACATTCGATCCGTTTCTGATGCCGCTTTCCTCGAAAAGGCGAGCGAGAACACTCTTGAAGTGTATCAGCGAGTCATGAACGAGGCTGAGCGCCGTCACGGACCTGTCATCGAGATGTTCGAGGTTGAGGACTCTCGTGAGCGCCGACTTGTTATTGGTTACAAGAATGGTGGTACCCGCAAGTTCTTCTCTGCTCTCTCGGACTTGTACCACTTTTACGGTCTTTACTCTGCCCGCAAGTATGTCGAACAGTTCTCCAATGGTATTACCATCATCTCCATGTACCTTAACCCTGTCCCCAACACCCGTGCGCCTCCTATCGAGCACTCTATCCACCAGGTCGTTAGGGAAGCTTCCTTGCTTTACGTCCTTCCCGATAACCCCTTCTTTTCAGTTACTGAGAACGAGGACACCAACCACGCTGTTCAAGAAGCGACTTATGCCTATGTCGGGTGGATCTTTGCTCAGCACTTCTGTAACCGCCTCGGTCAGGCTTATATCGCGTTGAAGGATG CTCTTGACGAGTCCAATCCCGACCACGCCGAAGTCCTCAACAAGATCAAGACTAGGTTCAGGGAAGAGACCTTTACTCGAGAGAGCATCCGAGAAGTTATTCAGAGCCACCCCGGCTTGGTCAGGATGTTGTACATCAACTTTGCCATGACTCACT ACCCCGTCGCCGACGAAGCCTCTCAACTTACCCCTACCCTTTCTTTCCAACGTCTCAAGACTGAACAACCCCTTTCTGACGAAGACTTGCACGCCCTCATCCGCAAGACCGCAGCCAACCAGCATGCTGTCCAGATTCTCGAGGCATTGTTGATTTTCAACAGGCAAGTCATCAAGTGCAACTTTTACCAGCCTACCAAGGTCGCCCTCTCTTTCCGTCTCAACCCATCTTTCCTTCCCGAGGTCGAGTACCCTAAGGCTCCATTTGGTATGTTCTTTATCGTCGGCGCCGAGTTTAGAGGGTTCCATGTCCGATTTAGGGACGTTGCCCGAGGTGGTATCCGTATCATTCGATCCAGGGGTAAGGAGAACTACGACTCCAACGTTAAAACTTTGTTCGACGAGAACTATGCCTTGGCTGCTACCCAGAACTTGA AGAACAAGGATATCCCTGAAGGAGGTGCCAAGGGTACCATCCTTCCGGTTCTAGGCGCCAACATTCAACATTGTTTCGAGAAATACGTCGAT TCCATCATCGACCTTCTCATCCCCGGCAAGACCCCTGGTATCAAGGGTAAGATTGTCGATGTCAGCAACCGCCCCGACCCTGAGATTCTCTTCTTTGGCCCCGATGAGAACACTGCCGACCTTATGGACTGGGCGGCTGAGCATGCTCGTGCCCGAAACGCTTCTTGGTGGAAGTCTTTCACCACTGGCAAGTCTGCTGAGAAACTTGGTGGTATCCCTCACGACACTTATGGGATGACTTCTACGTCTGTCCGTCAATACATTGTCGGTGTCCTCAAGGCCCACGGTCTCAACGAGAAGGATGTTACCAAGTTCCAGACTGGTGGTCCCGATGGTGATCTCGGTTCCAACGAAATCTTGATGAGCAAGGACAAGACTGTGGCGATCATTGATGGTAGTGGCGTTTTGTACGACCCTGCTGGTTTGGACAGGTCCGAGTTGGTCAGGTTGGCCAGGGCGAGGTCCCCTATCAGCGCTTTCGACTCTGCCAAGTTGGGTGAGGGCGGTTACAAGGTTTTGGTTGATGATAAGGATTACCGATTGCCTA CCGGCGAGGTTATCCCCGACGGTACCTCTTTCCGAAATACCTTCCACTTCCGCGTCAAGGCCGACCTTTTCGTTCCCTGCGGTGGTCGACCCGAAGCCGTCAACATTTCCAATGTCAACCAGCTCGTCGACTCTGAGGGCAAGCCTCACTTCAAGTACGTTGTCGAGGGTGCCAACTTGTTTTTCACCCAGCAAGCGAGGTTGTGGcttgagaagaagggcgTGGTTCTTTTCAAGGACTCTAGTACCAATAAGGGTGGTGTCACCAGTAGCTCGCTCGAAGTGCTTGCCGGTTTGGGCTTGAGTGATGAAGAGTACATTGATTTGATGATCTTCAAGGATGGAAAGCCTTCCACTTTCT ACCAGAGCTATGTCAAGGACATTCAGCAAAAGATTTGCGAGAACGCCGCCCAAGAGTACACATGTATCACCAAGGAATGGCTCCGTAACAAGGGTACCAAGGCCCGAACTACCATTTCTGACCAGCTTTCTTCCACTCTTAACCAACTCCAAGCCGAGCTTGAGCAGTCTGATTTGTATGAGAACGTTGGCAGCAGGAAGAATGTGTTGAACAAGGCGTTCCCCAAGACTTTGGTCGACAAGGTCGGTTTGGAGACTTTGATGCAGAGGTTGCCCGAGCAG TACCAACGGGCTACTTGGTCCGCTTGGGTGTCTTCCCACTACATTTACGAGTGCGGTATGACTGCTTCCAACGTCGACTTCTTCCACTTTTTCTCAAAGCTCTCTGCTTAA
- a CDS encoding adenylate kinase, putative (Similar to TIGR gene model, INSD accession AAW43034.1), producing the protein MSLLVRPRAVPHICPIIARQRSSKRFNSSSTASTSSPVSHVASAITETAHSLADKFREAARFMNSPSYDGVEEKGLRMLVFGKPGSGKVRLVKEYDISFVSTGDVLRKEIAAKSEVGRKAEAIVASGGLVSDELMLEIVKAELDRLKGKSWIVDGFPRTLHQGELIDRVLNQENRPLNMVVHLNVPDSVIMARIAARWVHLPSGRVYNTTYSAPKVPGKDDVTGEPLTKRPDDTPETFSKRLQAYYESTAPLLKYFEEMYPESLHSISGSSSDEVSIAGGRLDDGAVPSTSSPFSSDQSSDVMVSASTSPSSISSTITVTSSPSDTPQSTNPTNSTDPTKTTTNAALDQLWPQLVELIEPFNLRRRQTPAERKHVDAEKVRKQADDLRDSREMDVPGEGRKVVTR; encoded by the exons ATGTCTCTCCTCGTACGACCCAGGGCAGTCCCTCACATTTGCCCGATAATTGCCCGACAGCGCTCTTCCAAGCGATTCAATAGCTCTTCTACAGCATCCACATCCTCGCCAGTATCGCATGTAGCTTCTGCGATCACTGAGACAGCCCACTCCCTTGCCGACAAGTTCCGCGAAGCTGCGAGGTTTATGAACAGCCCATCGTACGAtggggtggaggagaagggacTGAGGATGTTGGTGTTTGGGAAGCCGGGAAGTGGGAAG G TTAGGCTGGTTAAAGAATACGATATCTCATTTGTCTCCACCGGCGATGTGCTTCGTAAGGAGATTGCTGCCAAGTCTGAGGTTGGTCGAAAGGCCGAAGCTATTGTCGCTTCTGGAG GTCTTGTATCAGACGAGTTGATGTTAGAGATTGTGAAAGCTGAGCTTGACCGGTTAAAAGGAAAG AGCTGGATAGTCGATGGTTTCCCTCGTACTTTACACCAAGGGGAGCTTATTGACAGAGTTCTCAACCAAGAA AACCGTCCACTGAATATGGTGGTCCACCTCAACGTTCCCGACTCTGTCATTATGGCCCGTATAGCGG CGCGATGGGTACATCTCCCCTCTGGTCGAGTTTACAACACCACCTACTCTGCGCCCAAAGTGCCGGGAAAGGATGATGTGACGGGGGAACCTCTGACGAAGCGACCGGATGATACACCG GAGACGTTCTCCAAACGCTTACAAGCTTACTACGAGTCCACTGCTCCTTTGCTCAAG TACTTTGAAGAGATGTACCCAGAATCACTACATTCGATAAGTGGTTCATCTTCCGACGAGGTATCTATCGCCGGGGGCCGCCTGGATGACGGAGCGGTCCCGTCtacatcttctcctttttcgTCAGATCAGAGTTCTGACGTTATGGTTTCTGCTTCTacctctccctcttccatctcttctaCCATTACTGTCACTTCTTCCCCGTCGGACACTCCACAATCCACAAATCCCACCAACTCAACTGATCCGACAAAAACAACAACAAACGCCGCACTTGATCAGCTCTGGCCCCAACTCGTCGAGCTCATCGAGCCGTTCAACCTCCGGCGTCGGCAGACTCCAGCTGAGAGGAAGCATGTGGATGCAGAAAAGGTAAGGAAGCAAGCGGATGATTTGAGGGACAGTAGGGAGATGGACGTTCCTGGGGAAGGCAGGAAGGTTGTCACTCGATGA
- a CDS encoding ferric-chelate reductase, putative (Similar to TIGR gene model, INSD accession AAW43058.1), producing MTMCLIDDCPTSAQREAASANADSWYKAMHWASTTAIGCLILIGLLTIFNWSRRYFRYRPRKLTAALRGLGYPHLAFIDLSLGITLGLLTLFMSLFIWCFQMKPYYRPGVEWGNPPLGIRAGWIAQALVPFVFVMGSRINPLAWITRVEGSRWMIWHQYGARVLLFFSAIHTFVILYAPYRQGGISWTRAYWIMYNKPSNFFNSKGLMVNGTFALAALSWIVFSSFAKIRNWNYEFFIVQHILSILAFIISLWPHVKVSIPDSLYYVYASIAVWGFSILVRFVWETAEFAGLGQWKGRATLQGFGGDEISGKGGMTRLLIETNRGSWEVGQYVYLRVPSVNPFQSHPFTIASPPPTKGDTGVPSPLTILVSTRSGITKRIARSALSNPSKSIPVIVQGPFGGFGEKLERFDRVLVICGGVGAAMGWPVFSKLVREGRKVKMIWSVRRKGCLEWFNDDDGSFDRTNLIIHLTGLNTNQTSAFPAPHEEKCISNENENSKPLELEATTSTPSDEEKLFDTISESGVNFGRCNISKALREYAEELGAGERLAVLVCGPISMLADTANTVAKLQWDIVRGKNTLGEVWLHKERFGW from the exons ATGACGATGTGTTTAATTGACGACTGTCCAACCTCGGCCCAGAGGGAGGCAGCCTCAGCCAACGCTGATTCATG GTACAAAGCTATGCACTGGGCAAGCACGACTGCTATCGGGTGCTTGATCCTGATCGGACTTCTCACTATATTCAATTGGTCACGAAGGTATTTCAGATACCGGCCTCGAAAACTTACGGCTGCCCTCCGGGGGCTTGGTTATCCCCACTTGGCTTTTATCGACTTGAGCTTGGGCATTACCCTC GGTCTCCTCACACTCTTCATGTCACTATTCATTTGGTGTTTCCAGATGAAACCGTACTACCGCCCCGGTGTCGAGTGGGGTAATCCCCCCCTTGGTATCCGAGCAGGATGGATTGCACAAGCTCTCGTGCCGTTTGTTTTTGTCATGGGGAGCAGGATCAACCCGCTAGCTTGGATCACGAGGGTGGAAGGGTCAAGATGGATGATTTGGCATCAGTATGGTGCAAGAGTTTTAC TTTTCTTCTCCGCCATACACACGTTCGTTATCCTCTACGCGCCCTATAGACAAGGCGGCATCTCCTGGACTCGAGCTTATTGGATAATGTATAATAAACCATCTAATTTCTTCAACAGCAAGGGGCTTATGGTAAATGGTACCTTTGCGCTGGCTGCACTCAGCTGGATAGTATTTTCGAGCTTTGCAAAGATCCGCAACTG GAACTACGAGTTCTTCATTGTTCAACAtatcctctccatcctcgcattcatcatctctcttTGGCCCCATGTCAAAGTATCCATCCCTGACAGTCTTTATTACGTTTATGCCTCTATCGCCGTTTGGGGATTCTCCATCCTCGTCCGTTTCGTCTGGGAGACAGCAGAGTTTGCAGGGCTGGGCCAATGGAAAGGTAGAGCAACGCTGCAAGGTTTTGGAGGCGACGAAATAAGTGGAAAGGGTGGCATGACGCGATTACTGATAGAGACTAACAGAGGGTCGTGGGAAGTTGGGCAGTATGTTTATCTTCGAGTGCCCTCAGTCAACCCTTTT CAATCCCACCCCTTCACCATCGCCTCACCGCCCCCAACTAAGGGCGATACTGGCGTCCCTTCACCCCTCACCATCCTTGTTTCCACTCGCTCAGGCATCACCAAGCGTATCGCCCGTTCGGCCCTATCCAACCCATCCAAATCAATCCCTGTCATCGTTCAAGGTCCCTTTGGCGGATTTGGTGAGAAGCTAGAGAGGTTTGATAGGGTATTGGTGATCTGTGGTGGGGTGGGAGCTGCGATGGGCTGGCCAGTGTTTAGTAAATTAGTCAGAGAAGGGAGGAAAGTCAAAATGATTTGGAGTGTCCGACGTAAGG GCTGTCTTGAGTGGTTCAATGACGACGACGGATCTTTCGATCGCACCAACCTAATCATTCATCTTACAGGTCTAAATACCAACCAAACGAGCGCATTCCCCGCTCCCCACGAAGAGAAATGCATCTCAAACGAAAACGAAAACTCTAAACCTCTCGAACTTGAAGCTACCACCAGCACCCCCAGCGATGAGGAAAAACTTTTCGATACCATATCTGAATCAGGTGTGAATTTCGGTCGGTGTAACATCAGCAAAGCCTTGAGGGAATATGCAGAAGAACTGGGCGCAGGTGAACGACTTGCAGTTCTTG TATGTGGCCCGATCTCTATGTTGGCTGATACCGCCAACACTGTCGCGAAACTGCAGTGGGATATCGTGAGGGGCAAGAACACTCTTGGGGAGGTATGGCTGCACAAGGAAAGGTTTGGATGGTaa
- a CDS encoding GTPase, putative (Similar to TIGR gene model, INSD accession AAW43056.1~Ras-related protein Rab-2A): MGSLQWDYILKYVLIGDSSVGKSSLLVRLTDDRFDLTEPTLGVEFGSRILTVGEEGKRVKIQCWDTAGTESFRSITRSYFRGAAGALLVYDVTRRDSFEHVTSWLDDLRRHADENVSIILVANKTDLCSPTPPSLPTASYGQAIPPPSPTTPTSSSQSNFKPRAVTSQEGMLFAKSNNLLYVETSAKEGWNVENAFEWTAREILKRVTEEELGRKKGGKDVKLGETKKAGGCC, translated from the exons ATGGGCTCACTACAGTGGGACTATATCCTCAAATACGTCCTTATCGGCGACTCCTCTGTCGGTAAATCATCACTCCTCGTTCGTCTCACTGACGATCGTTTCGATCTCACCGAACCAACTCTTGGTGTCGAGTTTGGGAGCCGGATATTGACTGTAGGcgaggaagggaagagggtCAAAATTCAATGCTGGGATACGGCAGGGACAGAGAGTTTTAGGAGTATAACGCGGAGTTACTTTAGGGGTGCGGCTGGAGCGCTTTTAGTATACGATGTTACTCGGCGAGACT CATTTGAACATGTCACTTCTTGGCTCGACGACCTCAGACGGCATGCTGATGAAAACGTGTCCATCATCT TGGTCGCAAATAAGACCGATCTGTGCTCCCCTACCCCTCCGTCACTTCCTACAGCGTCTTACGGTCAAGCAATCCCCCCTCCTTCCCCTACGACACCAACTTCATCATCTCAATCCAATTTTAAACCCCGAGCGGTTACCTCTCAAGAAGGAATGTTATTTGCTAAATCAAATAATTTACTCTATGTCGAGACTTCAGCgaaagaaggatggaatGTTGAAAATGCGTTTGAGTGGACGGCTAGGGAGATTTTGAAACGGGTTacagaagaagaactgGGGAGAAAAAAAGGCGGCAAAGACGTCAAGCTGGGAGAGACAAAGAAGGCAGGAGGGTGTTGCTGA
- a CDS encoding tRNA (cytosine-5-)-methyltransferase, putative (Similar to TIGR gene model, INSD accession AAW43054.1) has protein sequence MGRPRGKKHGGRGGGRAPQTRDNGAGEWKVFSPADYKNEAFEAYYKEQNIMTPEEWPAFMSSLKQELPLTFRVTGSRAHAETINDIIKDTFVPNMQNVEFEGKKYDPPAQLAWYPGRLAWQVNAPKRVVRKTEPFKNFQRFLVGETEVGNLSRQEAVSMIPPLFLDVQPHHYCLDMCAAPGSKTAQIIEALNPHHTTSTGLLIANDSDYKRTHMLVHQTGRMPSKGLIVTNFDASMFPAIKLADGKNLQFDRILADVPCSGDGTLRKNIEIWAKWGVTDGNSLHSLQLRILERAMNMLKPGGRLVYSTCSLNPSEDESVIAAALLKHTQFSLVDVSSELPELKRRPGMAKWKVATQEGKDGEIHWYNTFDEYRKAVDEGKEKEKAEKGKGLPSTLWAPENVESLNLDRWLATDEIEISMRLLPHDQDTGGFFVAVLERAGASQSSSLKRQASPVEGEAEIKRAREKSPAPAELAEAAAAVAKSEDKAEKPVTTKKEKRDNSFKEDPYSYVDSSRAEVKAIIEKFQFKDTFPKDNLLVRNEYGDPLRTIYLTNDIVKQIILNNDYTRMRLISAGIKSFTRQDSATSKNSELVCKWRPPIDGILELLPHLGDGVLIQGTLSELRTLLEDHYPALEKFKRSEWKEEMEKREMGAAIVKFNAGNSDGGELKLPMYLPIWKAKMSLSLMIDKREKSILSLRTFGEDICKPPPIQSDQKTTSTSTDPTPAEKEAQKMEELVAGDAEDDGKPGLALATEGEEVA, from the exons ATGGGTAGACCCCGTGGAAAAAAGCATGGTGGC CGAGGCGGCGGACGAGCTCCTCAGACTCGAGATAACGGAGCCGGCGAATGGAAAGTGTTCAGCCCTGCCGACTATAAGAACGAGGCCTTTGAGGCTTACTACAAG GAGCAAAACATTATGACCCCCGAAGAATGGCCTGCATTCATGTCCAGCCTCAAACAAGAACTTCCCTTGACTTTCCGAGTTACAGGCTCCCGAGCCCATGCTGAGACTATCAACGACATCATCAAGGACACTTTTGTTCCCAACATGCAAAATGTCGAGTTTGAAGGCAAAAAATACGACCCTCCTGCTCAACTGGCTTGGTACCCCGGTCGACTCGCATGGCAGGTCAACGCTCCCAAGCGTGTTGTGAGAAAAACGGAGCCTTTCAAGAACTTTCAACGATTCTTGGTTGGAGAGACCGAGGTCGGTAACCTCAGTAGACAAGAGGCAGTTTCCATGATCCCCCCATTGTTCCTCGACGTTCAGCCCCATCACTACTGTCTCGACATGTGTGCTGCCCCCGGTTCAAAAACTGCCCAAATCATCGAAGCTCTCAACCCCCATCACACCACTTCCACCGGTCTCCTTATCGCCAATGATTCCGACTACAAGCGTACCCACATGCTTGTCCACCAGACAGGTAGGATGCCGAGCAAAGGGCTAATAGTCACCAACTTTGACGCTTCCATGTTCCCCGCTATCAAGCTGGCAGACGGGAAGAATCTCCAATTCGACCGAATCCTCGCCGACGTCCCCTGTAGCGGTGACGGTACGCTCCGTAAGAATATTGAGATTTGGGCCAAGTGGGGTGTCACCGACGGCAACTCGCTTCACTCGCTTCAGCTCCGTATCCTCGAACGCGCTATGAACATGCTCAAGCCCGGCGGCCGATTAGTTTACTCTACCTGTTCCCTCAATCCCTCTGAAGATGAATCCGTCATCGCCGCCGCGCTGCTCAAACACACACAATTCTCTCTCGTAGACGTTTCCTCTGAATTGCCCGAATTGAAGAGGAGGCCGGGGATGGCCAAGTGGAAAGTCGCAACCCAGGAAGGCAAGGATGGGGAGATACACTGGTACAACACATTCGACGAATACAGGAAAGCTGTGGATGAGggcaaggagaaggaaaaggcCGAGAAAGGTAAGGGTTTGCCCAGCACTTTATGGGCGCCCGAAAACGTGGAGAGTCTCAACCTCGACAGATG GCTTGCAACTGATGAAATTGAAATCAGTATGAGATTATTACCCCACGATCAGGATACTGGCGGTTTCTTCGTCGCCGTCCTTGAGCGAGCAGGTGCCTCTCAATCTTCATCACTCAAGAGGCAAGCAAGTCCTGTAGAGGGAGAAGCGGAGATCAAGCGCGCGAGGGAAAAGTCTCCTGCACCTGCCGAGCTTGCTGAGGCTGCGGCTGCAGTTGCCAAGAGCGAGGACAAGGCGGAGAAGCCAGTGACGAccaagaaggagaagagggataACTCTTTCAAGGAAGATCCATACTCCTATGTTGACTCTTCTCGCGCAGAAGTCAAGGCCATCAT CGAAAAGTTCCAGTTCAAGGACACCTTCCCCAAAGACAATTTGCTAGTGAGGAACGAGTACGGAGATCCCCTTCGAACCATCTACCTTACCAATGACATCGTAAAG CAAATTATCCTTAACAATGACTACACTCGTATGCGTCTCATCTCTGCTGGTATCAAATCCTTTACTCGTCAAGATTCAGCCACATCCAAGAACTCTGAGCTCGTCTGCAAGTGGCGTCCTCCCATCGACGGTATCCTTGAACTCCTCCCTCACCTCGGCGACGGTGTCCTCATCCAAGGTACCCTCTCCGAACTCCGCACCTTGCTTGAAGATCACTATCCTGCTCTCGAAAAGTTCAAGAGGAGCGaatggaaagaggagatggagaaacGCGAGATGGGCGCGGCTATTGTCAAGTTTAATGCTGGGAACAGCGATGGCGGTGAACTCAAGTTGCCGATGTATCTTCCTATCTGGAAGGCCAAGATGAGTTTAAGCTTGATGATCGATAAACGAGAGAAGAG TATACTCTCACTGCGAACGTTTGGAGAGGATATTTGCAAACCCCCTCCTATCCAGTCCGATCAAAAGACCACCTCTACTTCGACCGACCCCACGCCAGCAGAGAAGGAGGCACAGAAAATGGAAGAGCTTGTCGCCGGTGACGCCGAGGACGACGGAAAGCCTGGCTTGGCTTTGGCCACCGAAGGTGAGGAGGTGGCTTAA